The following are encoded in a window of Helicoverpa armigera isolate CAAS_96S chromosome 24, ASM3070526v1, whole genome shotgun sequence genomic DNA:
- the LOC110380379 gene encoding cilia- and flagella-associated protein 298-A — translation MVLFLVKRGDENQFLYETDVDKDVDEVVKDITAIFNGRLKMTRICFEIDELQKHGTFLPPEMQGLTEEQIKELKLEDPWAKRCAPPGHVFVKDDMGRRCGLAPPPNMQEIIKKAAEDAKEMISKKHVDLRKCLTQKDVARALDELRGATKIVFPGGLPPHDPVRMELDNVEDLSGTQAANEVIDPSRACLWACGKKFLSGNKLRDHLGKNNKTKVTVKLCSTSEGAPGREPIMSEEERKQLTLHAYRKQEEWKKLEQDEDDHYLDSKWADGQSMKRQFHGLDNISWKPTFKK, via the exons ATGGTATTATTCCTTGTAAAAAGGGGTGATGAAAATCAGTTTCTTTACGAAACAGATGTTGATAAGGATGTGGATGAAGTGGTGAAGGATATAACGGCTATATTTAATGGGAGGCTGAAGATGACGAGGATTTGCTTTGAGATCGATGAGCTGCAGAAGCATGGGACCTTTTTGCCGCCTGAGATGCAGGGTTTGACTGAAGAACAG ATTAAGGAGCTAAAGCTAGAAGATCCCTGGGCCAAGCGCTGCGCTCCACCAGGTCATGTATTCGTGAAGGATGACATGGGTCGTCGCTGTGGTCTGGCACCCCCACCCAATATGCAGGAGATCATCAAGAAAGCTGCTGAAGATGCTAAGGAGATGATTAGTAAGAAACAT GTGGATCTCCGCAAATGCTTAACCCAGAAAGACGTAGCCAGAGCCTTGGACGAGCTCCGAGGAGCCACCAAGATCGTCTTCCCTGGAGGTCTACCCCCTCATGACCCAGTTCGCATGGAACTTGACAATGTTGAGGATCTGTCTGGGACCCAAGCCGCTAATGAAGTTATAGATCCTTCTAGAGCGTGCCTGTGGGCTTGTGGGAAGAAATTCTTGAGTGGGAATAAGTTGAGAGATCATTTGG GTAAAAATAACAAGACAAAAGTCACAGTCAAGCTTTGCTCCACCTCCGAAGGTGCACCAGGCAGAGAGCCAATAATGTCTGAAGAAGAACGAAAGCAGTTGACTCTCCACGCCTACAGGAAGCAGGAGGAATGGAAGAAACTGGAACAGGATGAAGATGACCACTACCTGGACTCCAAGTGGGCTGACGGACAGAGCATGAAGAGGCAGTTCCATGGATTGGATAATATTTCCTGGAAGCCGACTTTTAAGAAGTAG